One window from the genome of Musa acuminata AAA Group cultivar baxijiao chromosome BXJ1-4, Cavendish_Baxijiao_AAA, whole genome shotgun sequence encodes:
- the LOC135645303 gene encoding ADP-ribosylation factor 1-like yields the protein MGLTFTRLFSRLFSKKEMRILMVGLDAAGKTTILYKLKLGEIVTTIPTIGFNVETVEYKNISFTVWDVGGQDKIRPLWRHYFQNTQGLIFVVDSNDRDRIIEARDELHRMLNEDELRDAVLLVFANKQDLPNAMNAAEITDKLGLHSLRQRHWYIQSTCATSGEGLYEGLDWLSNNIVSKA from the exons ATGGGGCTCACCTTTACGAGGTTATTTAGCCGGCTCTTCTCGAAGAAGGAGATGAGGATCTTGATGGTCGGGCTTGATGCGGCTGGTAAAACGACGATCTTGTACAAGCTCAAGCTCGGAGAAATAGTCACTACCATCCCCACTATAG GATTTAATGTGGAGACTGTAGAGTACAAGAACATTAGTTTCACCGTTTGGGATGTTGGTGGTCAAGATAAG ATCAGACCTCTATGGAGGCACTACTTCCAGAACACCCAGGGCCTTATTTTTGTTGTCGACAGCAATGACAGAGATCGTATTATTGAGGCAAGGGATGAACTGCATAGGATGCTAAATGAG GACGAGTTACGTGATGCTGTGTTGCTTGTGTTTGCAAATAAAcaagatcttccaaatgcaatGAATGCAGCTGAAATTACAGATAAGCTTGGCCTCCATTCCCTGCGTCAACGACACTG GTACATACAGAGCACATGTGCTACATCTGGTGAAGGTTTGTACGAGGGACTGGATTGGCTCTCCAACAATATCGTCAGCAAG GCTTGA
- the LOC135645298 gene encoding F-box protein SKIP24-like has translation MSVLPDEIWSLILEMGTAFGRLTYRDLCALAIASRRLNRLARDPALWATLLALDFPAGRHEPHDKATSVKSLYRIRFERDKARQLAAARRAVLYAQSRVAASRKRLEELESSLAREGKRLKAAVSELADLERARTASVALNVWQPHVVRGRQKQIVEQCTVPVESRLGALKMEIKVCKQQIAIFNKAYNEEKKKLSEYNEALTSLKYHPLRSNFDSTIRHSNKRKRLKQSSDLKYGDGPVEQERVESLPNKSI, from the exons aTGTCGGTGCTTCCGGACGAGATATGGTCCCTAATCCTGGAGATGGGTACTGCCTTCGGCCGCCTCACCTACCGCGACCTCTGCGCCCTCGCCATCGCCTCCCGCCGCCTCAACCGCCTCGCCCGGGACCCCGCCCTCTGGGCCACCCTTCTCGCCCTCGACTTTCCCGCTGGCCGACATGAACCCCACGACAAGGCCACTTCGGTCAAATCCCTCTACCGGATCAG GTTCGAGAGGGACAAGGCGAGGCAGCTCGCCGCCGCGAGGCGCGCGGTGCTCTATGCGCAGAGTCGTGTGGCTGCTTCACGGAAGAGGCTGGAGGAGTTGGAATCGTCGTTGGCCCGCGAGGGCAAGAGGCTGAAGGCCGCTGTATCTGAGTTAGCTgatttggagagagcaag GACTGCATCTGTTGCTCTAAATGTATGGCAGCCACATGTAGTTCGTGGGAGACAAAAGCAGATAGTTGAGCAGTGCACTGTACCAGTTGAATCTCGCCTTGGTGCTTTAAAGATGGAAATTAAAGTTTGTAAGCAACAGATTGCTATTTTTAACAAGGCCTAT AATGAGGAGAAGAAAAAGCTGAGTGAGTACAACGAAGCACTGACTTCACTGAAGTATCACCCCCTAAGAAGTAATTTTGATTCGACCATCAGACATTCTAACAAGCGAAAAAGGCTCAAGCAAAGTAGTGACT TGAAATATGGTGATGGTCCAGTTGAGCAGGAAAGGGTAGAGAGCCTCCCTAACAAAAGCATTTAG
- the LOC135645295 gene encoding probable arabinosyltransferase ARAD1, whose product MANRNIQQYGHVCRKHFLFSLSFAIILVLPYLFFLDYAGKPVVNHVLPKEKIFSVIENRGIPARDHDAEPLSFREPSFLDQFGATDEEPERCHPSKALLKVFMYDLPPEFHFGLLGWDSDGKSVWPDIQTKIPKYPGGLNLQHSLEYWLTLDLLSSRFPNRSGPCSAARVEDSREADVVFVPFFSSLSYNRHSKVKPPQTVSINKLLQQKLVQFLTAQQEWKRSGGRDHIIMAHHPNSMLDARSKLWPGMFVLADFGRYAPHVANVEKDVIAPYRHLIKTFVNDSSGFDERPTLLYFQGAIYRKDGGSIRQELFYLLRDEKDVHFSFGSVVANGINEASRGMHSAKFCLNIAGDTPSSNRLFDAIASHCVPVIISDDIELPYEDVLDYSKFCIFVRTSDAIREGFLIKLIRGVSREDWTRMWQRLKEVEGFFEFQYPSKKNDAIQMIWQAVARKVPAIRLKVHRSRRFSQFNTQR is encoded by the exons ATGGCCAACAGAAACATACAACAATATGGGCATGTGTGCCGGAAACACTTCCTTTTTAGTCTCTCCTTTGCAATAATCCTGGTCCTGCCCTACCTCTTCTTCTTGGATTATGCTGGAAAACCAGTAGTCAACCATGTATTGCCAAAAGAAAAGATCTTTTCCGTGATTGAGAACCGAGGTATCCCTGCAAGAGACCATGATGCTGAACCTTTGTCGTTCAGGGAGCCGTCTTTCTTGGATCAATTTGGAGCAACAGATGAAGAGCCCGAGCGTTGTCATCCAAGCAAAGCGCTTTTGAAGGTTTTCATGTATGATTTGCCTCCTGAGTTCCACTTTGGTCTTTTGGGTTGGGATAGTGATGGCAAGAGTGTGTGGCCTGATATACAGACCAAAATCCCAAAGTATCCTGGTGGATTGAATCTTCAACATAGTCTTGAGTACTGGCTGACTTTGGATCTCTTGTCTTCAAGATTTCCCAACCGGAGTGGCCCATGCAGTGCGGCGAGGGTTGAGGATTCCCGAGAAGCTGATGTTGTGTTTGTGCCTTTCTTTTCATCGTTGAGCTACAATCGGCATTCAAAGGTCAAGCCACCTCAAACAGTTAGTATAAACAAGTTGTTGCAGCAGAAGCTGGTGCAGTTTTTAACAGCTCAACAGGAATGGAAAAGATCAGGGGGGAGAGACCATATCATAATGGCACACCATCCAAACAGCATGTTAGATGCTCGGTCGAAATTGTGGCCTGGCATGTTTGTTCTTGCAGATTTTGGCCGGTATGCTCCCCACGTAGCTAATGTGGAGAAAGATGTAATTGCTCCCTACAGGCATCTGATCAAGACATTCGTTAATGACTCATCTGGCTTTGATGAACGCCCTACATTATTGTACTTTCAAGGAGCTATCTACAGGAAAGAT GGAGGATCGATCCGACAAGAGTTATTTTATCTTCTAAGGGATGAAAAAGATGTACACTTTTCATTTGGAAGTGTCGTTGCTAATGGGATAAACGAGGCCAGTCGAGGGATGCATTCTGCAAAATTCTGTCTAAATATTGCTGGGGACACACCATCTTCCAACCGACTATTTGATGCCATAGCTAGCCACTGTGTCCCAGTCATCATCAGTGACGATATCGAGCTCCCATATGAAGATGTACTTGACTATTCCAAGTTTTGCATCTTTGTGCGCACATCTGATGCTATCAGAGAGGGttttctaataaaattaatcAGAGGAGTAAGTCGAGAGGACTGGACCCGGATGTGGCAAAGGTTGAAGGAGGTCGAAgggttctttgaatttcagtaccCGTCTAAGAAAAATGATGCCATTCAGATGATATGGCAGGCAGTGGCAAGAAAAGTTCCAGCAATTCGGCTCAAAGTACACAGATCAAGGCGATTCTCTCAGTTCAATACACAAAGATAG